The genomic region GTCAGATCGGCGGCAACGACATCATCGGCACCACCAGCGAGATCCGCGACGCCGCCGGCGACCTGGTCTGCTCGACCAGCGCCACCCTGGTGCACCGGGGCGAGGCGTGAGCGCGCTGGAGGCGGGCGCCTCCCTCGCGCCCCAGGAGTACGCCGTCACCCGCGCCGACCTGGTCCGCTACGCCGGGGCCAGCGGCGACTTCAACCCGATCCACTGGTCGGACCGGGTCGCCTCCGCGGTCGGCCTGCCCGGCGTGATCGCGCACGGCATGTTCACGATGGCGCTGGCCGCCCGCGCCGTCGCGGCCTGGACCGACGGCGCCGAGGTCGTCGACCTCGGCTGCAAGTTCACCAACCCGGTAGTGGTCCCCGACGACGACGGCGGCGTGGTGGTGCGGGTGGCCGGCACCGTGAAGTCGGTCGAGGACGGCCTGGTCACGATCGGCCTCGAGGTCACCTGCCAGGGTCAGAAGGTCCTCGGGATGCCGAAGGCCGTCGTCCGTGGCTGAGCTGCTGCGCACGCACACCACGCTGCGGGTCGGCGGGCCCGCGCGCCGCTGGGTCGTCGCCGCCGACGAGCGCGAGCTGGTCGCGGCCGTCGGCGAGGCCGACGAGCGCGGCGAGCCGCTGCTGGTCCTCGGCGGCGGCAGCAACCTGGTGGTGGCCGACGAGGGCTTCCCCGGCACCGTCGTGCAGGTGCGTCATGACGCGCTGCGCGTCGACCAGGACGGCGAGGGTCCCTCCTGCGGGGGCGTGAGCGTCACCGCGGGCGCCGGGCACGACTGGGACGAGCTGGTCAGCACCGCCGTCGAGAAGGGCTGGGTGGGCGTCGAGGCGCTGTCGGGGATCCCGGGCACCGTCGGCGCGACGCCGATCCAGAACGTGGGCGCCTACGGCCAGGAGGTCGCCCAGACCATCGCCTCGGTGCGGGTCTGGGACCGGCGGCTGCGCGGCGTGCGCACGTTCGCAGCCGCGGACTGCGGCTTCGGCTACCGCAGCAGCCGCTTCAAGGCCGACCCCGGGCGGCACGTGGTGCTCGACGTGACCTTCCAGTTCCGCCAGGGCGACCTCGGCGCTCCGGTGGCGTACGCCGAGCTCGCCCGCACCCTCGGGGTCGAGACCGGGCAGCGAGCGCCGCTGGCCGACGTCCGCGCTGCGGTGCTGGGCCTGCGCCGGGGCAAGGGGATGGTCCTGGACGCCGAGGACCACGACACCTGGAGCGCCGGCTCGTTCTTCACCAACCCGGTGCTGCCGCCCGCCGAGGTCCCCGAGGGTGCTCCGGCCTGGCCGCAGCCCGACGGCACCGTGAAGACCAGCGCCGCCTGGCTGATCGAGCACGCCGGCTTCACCAAGGGGTACGGCGGACCCGCCGCCTCGCTCTCCGCCAAGCACACCCTGGCCCTGACCAACCGCGGCGACGCCAGCGCCGCCGACGTCCTCGCGCTGGCCCGGGAGATCCGCGACGGCGTGCAGGCGCGCTTCGGGGTCCGGCTGGTCAACGAGCCGGTGCTGGTGGGCTGCGAGCTCTGAGGCGTCGCTCAGGCGGCGTACTCCAGCTGCACGGGCGGGCGCCACAGCTCGACGACGGGCGCCCTCGCCGGGGCGGGGGAGTGTGCCGGTGACCGAAGCCGCCGGGTGCCGGTGTGGTCGACGAGGTAGAGCCCGCCGTGGGGATCGCGCCACACGTAGATTCCGGGGAACGGCTGCTGAACGTCCCAGCCGCCGTGGGTCTTGACCCGGTGGTGCTGGGCGGTCAGCGGCCCGTAGTTCCCGATCCGGGACTGCCCGGGTGGCCCGCCGTCGTCGGGGGAGACGTAGGGCTCGGTGTGGTCGATCTGCCCGGGGCCGAGGGTGGAGCCCCAGGGGAAGACGTCCGCCGGGGTCATCAGCCGCACCGCGCGGCGGTGCCGGTCCGGGACCTCGTACGCGTCCACCGGCACCTGGCCCTCGATGTCCAGCACCGGCCGCACGGTGAACCGACAGCTCGGGCCGAGCACCCGCCGGATCCACGACTCCGTGACCGGACCGTGGCCCTCGAGCCGGGCAATCGCCTCCACCGGTCGGCCCTCCTGGTCGTGCTCGGTGACCAGACCGGCGGCGCCGCCGGCGAAGGCGTGGAGGTGCAGGGTCGCGGTCGGCATCAGGTCGCGCAGGTCGCGGTCGGCGGTCGCCGGGGTCCCGGCGGCCAGCAGGCGCACGGCGTGCACCCGCCGGTCGTCGGCGGGCAGGTCCTCCGACAGTCGGGCGGCGATCGCGGTGACGGCGGCGTCGAGCTGCGCGATCGTCGCGACGTCGGCGCGGACCAGGAACGAGGCCATCCCGTGCTGCTCGCCGTGCAGCCGCTTCGCGAAGCTCGCCCGCCGGGCCCGCTCCTCCCGGGCCCGGGCCAGCTCCGGGGCCGCGGCGGCCACCTTCGCCTCCACGAGCGCCTCGAACCGCGTCCACGGGATCCGGCCGTCCGCGGACTCCGCCACCGCGGCATCGACGTACCCCGCCTCGGCTGCCGAGAGCTCGCGGGTCCGGGCGGTGACGTGGCGCGCGTAGGACGCCCGCACCTCGCCGGCCCGCACGCGCGACCAGAGCATCGGGTGGCGGTGGTGGAGGTCCTGGGCGTCGGCGATCAGCTGGGACGTGGCGTACGTCGTCCGCCCGATCCGGGCGCCGAGGGTCGCGGCCGCGAACTCGGTCACCTCCGGGACCCCCCAGTAGCCGGGCCCGCTCCCGCCCGGGCCGCCCGGACTCGACGGGGTCGAGCCGGTCGGCGCAGTGCACCACCGCCCACTGGTTGGCCGCCCGGAGCAGGTCGACCTCCGCCCGCCGTGCGGCCTCGGCGCAGGACTCCGCGTAGTCGAGGATCTCGTCCTCGGCCATCGCCTCGAGTCCCTGCGGCTCGTCCATGAACTCATTCCAGCAGTGACCACCGACATTTCCGCGGGGTTGCGAGCAGCTGGAACCTTCAGTCCTCGAGCCTCTCACCTGGGCCGCGCTCCCGGCTTGGGAAGCCCCATCCGGCCCTGGGCGGCGGCCGGCACCGGCGATTAGCGTCGCGGCATGACCGTCTGGCAGCTGACGATCGACGCGAACGATCCTCGCCTCCTGGCACGGTTCTGGGCGCAGGCGCTCGGCTACCGCCCGGTCCCGCCGGAGGCACCGCGGACCACGTGGCACGCCCACTACCGCGCCCGCCTGGGCGACGACGCGGCGTTCGAGGACCGCCTCTTCGACCCGGCGGGGCTCGGCCCGCCGCTCTGGTTCCAGGAGGTGCCCGAGAGGAAGGCCGGCAAGAACCGGCTTCACCTCGACCTCTCTCCCACGGGCCGCGACGACGCGCTGCCGCTGGAGGCGCGCATCGGGATCGTCGAGGCGAGGGTGGCCGAGCTGGTCGGCCTGGGCGCCGGCGTGGCGAGCCGGGCGCGCGGCGACGACCCGGAGGATCCGTTCTACTACGTCGTCATGCACGACCCCGAAGGCAACGAGTTCTGCGTGAGCTGAGCGCCCTCACTGCGCCGGCGCGGCCAGCCATTCGTCGATGTCGGCCAGCACGGCGGAGCGCACGTCCTCGGGGGCCCGGGAGGCCCGCACCGACATCCGGGCGAGCTCGGCCAGCGTGGCGTCGTCCAGCTCGTGGGCGGCGCGCATCGTGGCGTACTGACCGGCCAGCCGCGAGCCGAACAGCAGCGGGTCGTCAGCGCCGAGCGCGACCGTGGCGCCGGCGGCCAGCAGCGTGGGCAGCGGCACCGACGTGAGGTCGGAGTAGACGCCGAGGGCGACGTTGGAGACCGGGCAGACCTCGAGCGCCACGCCCGCGTCGACGACCCGGGCCAGCAGGTCGGGGTCCTCCGCGGAGCGGACGCCGTGGCCGAGCCGGTCGGGGTGCAGCAGGTCCAGGCAGGTCTCGATGTGGCGCGGCCCGCGCAGCTCGCCGCCGTGCGGCACCAGCGCGAGCCCGGCCCGCTCCGCGATCCGGAACGCCCCGGCGAACTCGCTGGTGGAGCCGCGGCGCTCGTCGTTGGAGAGGCCGAAGCCGACCACGCCGCGCCCGGCGTACTGGGCGGCGAGGCGGGCCAGGGTGCGGGCGTCGAGCGGGTGCCGGGTGCGGTTGGCGGCCACCACCAGGGCCATCCCGAGCCCGGTGCGCTCGGAGGCGTCGCGAACGGCGTCCAGGACCAGGTCCGTGAACGCGGTGATGCCGCCGAACCGGGCGGCGTACCCGCTGGGGTCGACCTGGATCTCCAGCCACCGGCTGCCGTCGCGGACGTCGTCCTCGGCCGCCTCGAGCACCAGCCGGCGTACGTCGTCCTCGGTGCGCAGCACCGAGCGGGCCACGTCGTAGAGGCGCTGGAAGCGGAACCAGCCCTTCTCGTCGGCCGCCGAGAGCTCCGGCGGCCAGTCCTCGACCAGCGAGTCCGGCAGCACGATGCCGTCCCGTTCAGCGAGCTCCAGCAGGGTCCCGTGGCGCATCGACCCGGTGAAGTGCAGGTGCAGGTGGGCCTTGGGGAGCTGGCTCAGATCACGGGCCCGGTGTGCCCGGGAAGGCTGCTGCACGGGCGTCGAGGTCACCGCGCCATCGTAGGTGTGGCCCGGTACGTTTGGACGCGGCCTCGGTCCTACCCGTAGACTCCACGCTTGGTGGATTCCCACATGCTTCGGCATGCCCCGAGTCCACCGAAGGGCACTAGCTCAACTGGCAGAGCATCGGTCTCCAAAACCGAAGGTTGGGGGTTCAAGTCCCTCGTGCCCTGCGAGACAAACTGGTCGAAGACGGCCAGCCGGACGAACGAGATGAGGTGACGGCGTGTCGGACAGCAACGCAGTCCGCGGGCCCCGGGACGAGAAGGCGCGCAAGCGCACCGGACCGGCCACGTTCTACCGGCAGGTCGTCACCGAGCTGCGCAAGGTCGTCTACCCGACGCGCGACCAGCTGATCACGTACTTCTTCGTGGTCCTCGGGTTCGTGGTCGTGATGATGGCCCTGGTCTCGTTACTCGACCTGGCCTTCGGAAGGCTCGCCTTCTCGATCTTCACCGGGCCGAACCAGTAGTGACCACGTCCGCGACGGGCTGACCCGCGCGGCCAGAGCACCAGAATCGATGGAGCACCACGTGCCGGAGCAGCAGGACCCGTTCGAGGTCGACGAGACCCCCGAGGGTGACCTCGAGGACAAGTTCGGCCAGCCCGACGAGGGTGACGAGGTCGTGGCCGATCCTGCCCTCGACACCGAGGTGACCGACGAGGACACCGACGCCGCGATGGGCGTCGATGACGGCGCGAGCGCCGTCGACACCGACGTCGTCGAGCCCGCGGGCGACGAGTCCGAGGACTCCGCCGGCGAGGACGCCGACGAGGACGAGGACTCCGCCGACGAGGACGACCCGCTCGAGGCGTTCCGCCGCGAGCTGTGGGCCAAGCCCGGCGACTGGTTCGTGGTGCACACCTACTCCGGCATGGAGAACAGGGTGAAGTCGAACCTCGAGAACCGCATCATCTCCTTGAACATGGAGGACTACATCCACGAGATCGTGGTCCCCACCGAAGAGGTCGCGGAGATCAAGAACGGCCAGCGCAAGATGGTCAAGCGCACCGTCCTCCCCGGCTACGTCCTGGTCCGCATGGACCTCACCGACGAGTCCTGGTCCGCCGTGCGGCACACGCCGTCGGTCACCGGCTTCGTCGGGCACAGCCACCAGCCGGTGCCGCTGAGCATGAGCGAGGTCGAGAGCATGCTGGCCCCGGCCGTCGTCGCCAAGGCCGAGGCAGAGGCTGCCGCGGCCGGCACCGCAGCCCCCTCCGGTGGCGGGGCCACCACCGCCCGCAAGCCGGTCGAGGTCGCCGACTTCGACGTCTCCGACTCGGTCATGGTCGTCGACGGCCCGTTCGCGACGCTGCACGCGACGATCACCGAGATCAACGCCGAGGCCCAGCGGGTCAAGGCGCTCGTCGAGATCTTCGGCCGGGAGACCCCGGTCGAGCTGAGCTTCAGCCAGATCCAGCGGGTCTGAGGCCAGTACCGCACGCCCGGGCAGCACTCGCCGGGCTGCACTCGCACCACCGTGGCAGAGGACGAACGCTCCTCGTCATGACCACAGAACAGAAAGAGAAGCGCACATGCCTCCCAAGAAGAAGAAGATCGCTGCCCTGGTCAAGGTGCAGCTGCAGGCCGGCGCTGCCACGCCGGCCCCGCCGGTCGGTACCGCCCTGGGCCCGCACGGCGTCAACATCATGGAGTTCTGCAAGGCGTACAACGCCCAGACGGAGTCCATGCGCGGCAACGTCATCCCGGTCGAGATCACGATCTACGAGGACCGGTCCTTCACCTTCGTCACGAAGACCCCGCCGGCCGCGGAGCTGATCAAGAAGGCCGCCGGTCTGCAGAAGGGCTCCGGCGTCCCGCACAAGGAGAAGGTCGGCAAGCTCACCAAGGACCAGATCCGTGAGATCGCGCAGACCAAGCTGCCCGACCTGAACGCCAACGACGTCGACGCGGCGATGAAGATCGTCGAGGGCACCGCCCGCTCCATGGGCGTCACCACCGACTGACCCATCCCCCCGCACGACACACCTGTGGCAGGGCCGCGCTGGCCCGAGTGACCACACCTGGAAAGAAACGAGAGACCAGACATGCAGCGCAGCAAGACCTACCGCGCGGCGTCGGACACGTTCGACAAGGACGAGCTCTACGCCCCGCTGGCCGCGATCAAGATCGCCAAGGCCGCGAGCAAGAAGAAGTTCGACGAGACCGTCGACGTGGTCATGCGCCTCGGCGTGGACCCCCGCAAGGCTGACCAGATGGTGCGCGGCACCGTCAACCTGCCCCACGGCACCGGCAAGACCAGCCGGGTCCTCGTGTTCGCCAACGCCGACAAGGCCGAGGCGGCGCGTGAGGCCGGCGCCGACGTCGTCGGTGGCGACGAGCTGATCGAGAAGGTCAGCGGCGGCTGGCTCGACTTCGACGCCGTCGTCGCGACCCCCGACATGATGGGCAAGGTCGGCCGCCTCGGCCGCGTGCTCGGCCCCCGTGGCCTGATGCCGAACCCGAAGACCGGCACCGTCACGCCGGACGTCGCCAAGGCTGTCTCCGACATCAAGGGCGGCAAGATCGAGTTCCGGGTCGACCGGCACGCGAACCTGCACTTCATCATCGGCAAGGCCTCGTTCTCCGAGACCCAGCTCGCGGAGAACTACGCCGCGGCGCTCGAGGAGGTGCTGCGGCTCAAGCCGGCCAGCTCCAAGGGCCGCTACATCCGCAAGGTGACGGTCTCCACGACCATGGGCCCCGGCGTCCAGGTCGACCCGAACCGCACCAAGAACGTTGCGCTCGAGGACGACGCGCAGGCCTGACCTGCCGTACGCCACGCACGAGGCCCCGGTCACCTTTCGGTGACCGGGGCCTCGTCGTCGTGGGATGCGGGACCCCGGGGGCCCGGCGGGTCAGCCCGCGTCCGCGGCGAGCTTCTCCGCGGCGGCCAGGGCGACGCAGGTGGCCACGCCGGCCATGGCCGTCTCGACCTCGGGCAGCTGGGGGAAGGTCGGTGCCAGGCGGATGTTGCGGTCCCGGGGTCGTGTCCGTGCGGGAACGCCGAGCCGGCGGGGGTCAGTGCGATGCCGGCCTGGGCGGCGAGCTCGACGACCCGGGTGGCGGTGCCGTCCAGGACGTCGAGGTTCACGAAGTAGCCACCGGCCGGGTGGCTCCACTCCGCGACGTCGAGCCCGCCGAGACCCTGCTCCAGTGCGGTGTCGACCGCGGCGAACTTCGGCGCGATGATCTCGCGGTGGCGCCGCATCAGCGCGCGCACGCCCTCGGCGTCGCCGAAGAACTCCGCGTGCCGCAGCTGGTTGACCTTGTCGGGGCCGATCGAGGCCTTGCCGAGGTGCTGGAGGTACCAGGCCTTGTTGGCGGCCGACGCGGCCAGCACCGAGACCCCGGCTCCGGCGTAGGTGATCTTCGAGGTCGAGGCGAACAGGACCGGCCGGTCCGGGTTGCCCGCCCCGGCGGCCAGCGTGAGCACGTCGGCGCTGCGGGCCTCCTCGTCGGTCAGGTGGTGCAGCGCGTAGGCGTTGTCCCACATGATGCGGAAGTCCGGGGCGGCGGTCGGCATCGACACCAGCCGCCGGGCGACCTCGGGGGAGCAGACCGAGCCGGTGGGGTTGGCGTACGTCGGGACCAGCCACATGCCCTTGACCGCCGGGTCCTCGGCCACGAGAGCGGCGACCGCGTCCGGGTCGGGGCCGTCGGCGCGCATCGGCACCGTCACCATCTCGATGCCGAGGTCGGCGAGCAGTGCGAAGTGCCGGTCGTAGCCCGGCACCGGGCAGACGAACTTCACCACCGGCTCGTCCTTCCACGGGCGCTGCGAGCCGGGCCCGCCGTGCAGCACCATCGAGGTGATGACCTGGTGCATCAACGTCAGGCTGGAGTTGCCGCCGCAGACGACCTGGGCGACCTCGACGTCGAGGAGCTCGGCGAAGATCTCGCGCAGCTCGGCCAGGCCCTCGAGGCCGCCGTAGTTGCGGACGTCGGCGCCGGAACGGTCGCGGGTGGTGGTCGGGAGCCGCAACAGCGCATCGGAGAGGTCGAGCTGGGCCGGGGACGGCTTGCCGCGGGTGAGGTCGAGCTTCAGGCCACGGGCCTGCAGGTCGGCGTACTCGGCCTGCTTCGCCGTGCGGAAGTCGGCGAGCTCGTCGGAGGACAGGGAGCGGAGTGGGGCGCGCGACGTCATGGTCCGATCCTGCCAGCGCCGTCCACCCGGTGGGTCGGCGGTCCGATTTGGTGACCGGGCGGGTGCTGCGTACAGTCTGCACCTGAAACCAGAGACCGCCGGTTGTCATGCCGCATCAGCAGCACGACCGAAGGTTCCGCAGCAGCGGACGGCCAGCGCAGGTGAAGAGCCAGACCCGGGCCCCGGCCCGCAGTCCACGCCCTGAGCCTGTGCTCGGGGCGTTTGTCGTGTCGGGCCCTGTGCGGCGGTCTCCTAAGTACGGAAGGAGACCCATGGCGCGGGCAGACAAGCAGGCGGCCGTCGCGGATATCGTTGAGTCCTTCAACGGGTCCGCCGGTGCCGTGCTGACCGAGTACCGCGGTCTCACCGTGAAGCAGCTGCAGGAACTGCGGCGCTCCCTCGGCGAGAACGCCAACTACGCCGTGGTCAAGAACACGCTGGCCAAGCTGGCCGCCACCCAGGCGGACATCGACGGCTTCGACGACCTGCTGACCGGTCCCACCGCGATCGCCTTCATCAACGGCGACGTGGTCGAGGCCGCCAAGGGTCTGCGTGACTTTGCCAAGGCCAACCCCGCCCTTGTCATCAAGGGCGGCGTCCTGGACGGCAAGTTCCTCGACGCTGCCGAGGTCGCCAAGCTGGCGTCCCTCGAGTCGCGTGAGGTGCTGCTGGGCAAGATGGCTGGCGCGATGCTCGCGTCGCTCAGCCAGGCCGTCTACCTGCTCAACGCCCCGCTCGCGCAGGCTGCCCGGCTCGCCGGCGCCCTGCAGGCAAAGGCCGAGCAGGACCCCTCGATCCTCGCAGGTGGTGCCGGTACGCCGGTCGCCGCCGAGGAGGCCCCGGCCGAGGCTGCTGCCGCGGACGAGGCCCCCGCCGACGAGGCGGCCGAGCCGGCCGCCTCCGACGAGGGCGACACCGCCGAGGCCTGAGCTCCGCTCAGTCACGGCTACACCACCACCTGAAACCCCGGCCGGCCGCTCGACGGTCCCGGCCACCGAACGGAAGGAAACGCCATCATGGCGAAGCTCACCACCTCCGAGCTGCTTGACGCGTTCAAGGAGATGACCCTCATCGAGCTCAGCGAGTTCGTGAAGGAGTTCGAGGAGACCTTCGGCGTCACCGCCGCTGCCCCGGTCGCCGTTGCCGCTGCTCCCGCCGCCGGCGGTGGCGCGGGCGCCGAGGAGGCCGCTGCCCAGGACGAGTTCGACGTCATCCTGGAGTCCGCTGGCGAGAAGAAGATCAACGTCATCAAGGAGGTGCGCGCCCTGACCTCCCTCGGCCTGAAGGAGGCCAAGGAGCTGGTCGAGGCCGCGCCGAAGGCGATCCTGGAGAAGGTTGCCAAGGACGCTGCGGACAAGGCCAAGGAGGCGCTCGAGGGCGCCGGGGCCACCGTCACCCTCAAGTGACCCACGGCCGCCGGGCGTTCGCGCCCGCCGGCTGAGCACGACCGCCAGGGGCGGCCATCCGGAGACGGATGGCCGCCCCTGCGGCGTTTCTGGGGATCCCGCCGGTCACCCCCTGGACATGAGGTTTCCGTCACAATCACGCCGGGTATGCCGCGGAAGGCCGCGCCGAGGGCGCGGCCCCTGCATGTGACGACAACCACGTAGTGGCGTAACCTCCGGGCCGTACTGCCGTTGTTACTCGTCAGTGGGACACGTGTACGAACACGTGTTGATGCGGACAGCGGCGTGACGCACGGAGAGGGGACACGGCGTGGGCGTGGAGATCAGGGTGGACGACCTCACCAAGTCCTTCGGCAAGCAGCTGATCTGGGGCGGCGTCACGCTCACCATCCCCGCCGGCGAGGTCTCGGTGATGCTGGGCCCCTCGGGCACCGGCAAGTCGGTCTTCCTCAAGGCCCTCATCGGCCTGCTCAAGCCCGACCGGGGCTCGATCCTCATCGAGGGCACCGACATCGCGAGCTGCTCGGAGAAGGACCTCTACGAGATCCGCAAGCTCTTCGGCGTGCTGTTCCAGGACGGCGCGATGTTCGGCTCGATGAACCTCTTCGACAACGTCGCGTTCCCGCTGCGCGAGCACACCAGGAAGACCGAGTCCGAGATCCGTGCCGTGGTCATGGAGAAGATGGACCTGGTCGGCCTGGTGGGCGCCGAGACCAAGCTCCCCGGTGAGATCTCGGGCGGGATGCGCAAGCGCGCGGGCCTGGCCCGGGCGCTGGTCCTGGACCCCGAGATCCTCCTCATCGACGAGCCCGACTCCGGGCTGGACCCGGTGCGCACGTCGTTCATCAACCAGCTCTTCATCGACCTGAACGCCCAGATCGACGCGACGTTCCTGATCGTCACCCACGACATCAACACCGCCCGCACGGTCCCGGACAACATCGGCCTGCTCTACCACAAGCACCTGGCGATGTTCGGGCCCCGGGAGATGCTGCTCTCGTCCGAGGAGCCCGTGGTCCGCCAGTTCCTCAACGCCCAGACCGTGGGGCCGATCGGGATGTCGGAGGAGAAGGACGCCGACGAGCTCGCGGCCGAGCAGCACATCGCGATGCCGCCGCTGCCCCCGATCCCGCTCCAGCTCGAGCCGTCCAACGGCGTCCCGCGGCGCAGCCAGCGCGAGCCGGGTGCCTGGTGCCGCGAGCATGGCGTGACCCCGCCCCCGGGCTCCTTCTCGC from Nocardioides pantholopis harbors:
- a CDS encoding MaoC/PaaZ C-terminal domain-containing protein; translated protein: MSALEAGASLAPQEYAVTRADLVRYAGASGDFNPIHWSDRVASAVGLPGVIAHGMFTMALAARAVAAWTDGAEVVDLGCKFTNPVVVPDDDGGVVVRVAGTVKSVEDGLVTIGLEVTCQGQKVLGMPKAVVRG
- a CDS encoding UDP-N-acetylmuramate dehydrogenase: MAELLRTHTTLRVGGPARRWVVAADERELVAAVGEADERGEPLLVLGGGSNLVVADEGFPGTVVQVRHDALRVDQDGEGPSCGGVSVTAGAGHDWDELVSTAVEKGWVGVEALSGIPGTVGATPIQNVGAYGQEVAQTIASVRVWDRRLRGVRTFAAADCGFGYRSSRFKADPGRHVVLDVTFQFRQGDLGAPVAYAELARTLGVETGQRAPLADVRAAVLGLRRGKGMVLDAEDHDTWSAGSFFTNPVLPPAEVPEGAPAWPQPDGTVKTSAAWLIEHAGFTKGYGGPAASLSAKHTLALTNRGDASAADVLALAREIRDGVQARFGVRLVNEPVLVGCEL
- a CDS encoding VOC family protein, translated to MTVWQLTIDANDPRLLARFWAQALGYRPVPPEAPRTTWHAHYRARLGDDAAFEDRLFDPAGLGPPLWFQEVPERKAGKNRLHLDLSPTGRDDALPLEARIGIVEARVAELVGLGAGVASRARGDDPEDPFYYVVMHDPEGNEFCVS
- a CDS encoding adenosine deaminase, coding for MTSTPVQQPSRAHRARDLSQLPKAHLHLHFTGSMRHGTLLELAERDGIVLPDSLVEDWPPELSAADEKGWFRFQRLYDVARSVLRTEDDVRRLVLEAAEDDVRDGSRWLEIQVDPSGYAARFGGITAFTDLVLDAVRDASERTGLGMALVVAANRTRHPLDARTLARLAAQYAGRGVVGFGLSNDERRGSTSEFAGAFRIAERAGLALVPHGGELRGPRHIETCLDLLHPDRLGHGVRSAEDPDLLARVVDAGVALEVCPVSNVALGVYSDLTSVPLPTLLAAGATVALGADDPLLFGSRLAGQYATMRAAHELDDATLAELARMSVRASRAPEDVRSAVLADIDEWLAAPAQ
- the secE gene encoding preprotein translocase subunit SecE, with translation MSDSNAVRGPRDEKARKRTGPATFYRQVVTELRKVVYPTRDQLITYFFVVLGFVVVMMALVSLLDLAFGRLAFSIFTGPNQ
- the nusG gene encoding transcription termination/antitermination protein NusG; translation: MEHHVPEQQDPFEVDETPEGDLEDKFGQPDEGDEVVADPALDTEVTDEDTDAAMGVDDGASAVDTDVVEPAGDESEDSAGEDADEDEDSADEDDPLEAFRRELWAKPGDWFVVHTYSGMENRVKSNLENRIISLNMEDYIHEIVVPTEEVAEIKNGQRKMVKRTVLPGYVLVRMDLTDESWSAVRHTPSVTGFVGHSHQPVPLSMSEVESMLAPAVVAKAEAEAAAAGTAAPSGGGATTARKPVEVADFDVSDSVMVVDGPFATLHATITEINAEAQRVKALVEIFGRETPVELSFSQIQRV
- the rplK gene encoding 50S ribosomal protein L11, with translation MPPKKKKIAALVKVQLQAGAATPAPPVGTALGPHGVNIMEFCKAYNAQTESMRGNVIPVEITIYEDRSFTFVTKTPPAAELIKKAAGLQKGSGVPHKEKVGKLTKDQIREIAQTKLPDLNANDVDAAMKIVEGTARSMGVTTD
- the rplA gene encoding 50S ribosomal protein L1, which encodes MQRSKTYRAASDTFDKDELYAPLAAIKIAKAASKKKFDETVDVVMRLGVDPRKADQMVRGTVNLPHGTGKTSRVLVFANADKAEAAREAGADVVGGDELIEKVSGGWLDFDAVVATPDMMGKVGRLGRVLGPRGLMPNPKTGTVTPDVAKAVSDIKGGKIEFRVDRHANLHFIIGKASFSETQLAENYAAALEEVLRLKPASSKGRYIRKVTVSTTMGPGVQVDPNRTKNVALEDDAQA
- the rplJ gene encoding 50S ribosomal protein L10, whose protein sequence is MARADKQAAVADIVESFNGSAGAVLTEYRGLTVKQLQELRRSLGENANYAVVKNTLAKLAATQADIDGFDDLLTGPTAIAFINGDVVEAAKGLRDFAKANPALVIKGGVLDGKFLDAAEVAKLASLESREVLLGKMAGAMLASLSQAVYLLNAPLAQAARLAGALQAKAEQDPSILAGGAGTPVAAEEAPAEAAAADEAPADEAAEPAASDEGDTAEA
- the rplL gene encoding 50S ribosomal protein L7/L12, which codes for MAKLTTSELLDAFKEMTLIELSEFVKEFEETFGVTAAAPVAVAAAPAAGGGAGAEEAAAQDEFDVILESAGEKKINVIKEVRALTSLGLKEAKELVEAAPKAILEKVAKDAADKAKEALEGAGATVTLK
- a CDS encoding ABC transporter ATP-binding protein, which produces MGVEIRVDDLTKSFGKQLIWGGVTLTIPAGEVSVMLGPSGTGKSVFLKALIGLLKPDRGSILIEGTDIASCSEKDLYEIRKLFGVLFQDGAMFGSMNLFDNVAFPLREHTRKTESEIRAVVMEKMDLVGLVGAETKLPGEISGGMRKRAGLARALVLDPEILLIDEPDSGLDPVRTSFINQLFIDLNAQIDATFLIVTHDINTARTVPDNIGLLYHKHLAMFGPREMLLSSEEPVVRQFLNAQTVGPIGMSEEKDADELAAEQHIAMPPLPPIPLQLEPSNGVPRRSQREPGAWCREHGVTPPPGSFSPQLALTAGG